The window ACACGAGCAGTAGAAGTCTTACGACGACCAGTTCCGTAATTGCGTTCCATAAGTTTATCCTTAGATGTCTAATTCTTTAGGTTGCTGTGCTTCATGTGGATGTTCGTTACCCACATAAAGTTTCAGCTTCTTGATCATCGCATAGCCAAGAGGGCCTTTTGGAAGCATACCCTTAACGGCTTTGTGTAGAACATCTTCAGGCTTATTTGCAAGCAACTTGGTGAAGTTGGTTTCTTTAATACCACCTGGATAACCACTGTGACGATAGTATTTTTTATCTTGCGCTTTTTTACCCGTTACCGTGATTTTTTCGGCATTGATGACAACAATAAAGTCACCAGTGTCAACGTGCGGAGTAAAAGAAGCCTTATG of the Psychrobacter sp. LV10R520-6 genome contains:
- the rplM gene encoding 50S ribosomal protein L13, which gives rise to MKTLSAKPAEVTHDWFVVDADGKTLGRLASQIAHRLRGKHKASFTPHVDTGDFIVVINAEKITVTGKKAQDKKYYRHSGYPGGIKETNFTKLLANKPEDVLHKAVKGMLPKGPLGYAMIKKLKLYVGNEHPHEAQQPKELDI